A region of Halalkaliarchaeum desulfuricum DNA encodes the following proteins:
- a CDS encoding aldo/keto reductase → MEYTTLGDTGVTVSKICLGCMSFGDPGWREWVLDEEAGIELVERALELGVNFFDTANMYSHGESERVLGEALEGHREEAVVATKGYFQMDEEDPNSGGLSRKAIEQELEASLDRLGMETVDLYQIHRRDADTPAAETLRALDDAVRRGKVRYLGASSMWAHEFAEYLHASDRLGLDRFVTMQNHYNLVYREEEREMLPLCDRESVGVIPWSPLARGYLARPHEEIDATRRGEAEEHMYEHPYREGGGREINERVEELAAEKGVKMAQIALAWLFGKDVVDAPIVGTTSIEHLEDAVEAMEIDLRDSDVEYLEEPYEPVDVSGHE, encoded by the coding sequence ATGGAGTACACGACGCTTGGCGACACCGGAGTGACCGTCTCGAAGATCTGTCTCGGCTGTATGAGCTTCGGCGATCCGGGGTGGCGCGAGTGGGTGCTCGACGAGGAGGCGGGGATCGAACTCGTCGAACGTGCACTCGAGTTGGGTGTCAACTTCTTCGACACCGCGAACATGTACTCGCACGGCGAGTCCGAGCGTGTGCTCGGGGAAGCGCTGGAGGGCCACCGCGAGGAGGCAGTCGTCGCGACGAAAGGCTACTTCCAGATGGACGAAGAGGATCCCAACTCGGGTGGCCTCTCCCGGAAAGCGATCGAACAGGAGCTCGAGGCGTCGCTGGACCGGCTGGGGATGGAGACGGTCGACCTCTACCAGATCCACCGCCGGGACGCGGACACGCCGGCGGCGGAGACGCTCCGGGCGCTCGACGACGCGGTCCGCCGCGGGAAGGTCCGGTATCTGGGTGCCTCCTCGATGTGGGCCCACGAGTTCGCGGAGTACCTCCACGCGAGCGATCGGCTCGGGCTGGATCGGTTCGTCACCATGCAGAACCACTACAACCTGGTCTACCGCGAGGAGGAACGGGAGATGCTCCCGCTGTGTGACCGGGAATCGGTCGGCGTGATCCCGTGGTCACCGCTCGCCCGTGGGTACCTCGCGCGACCGCACGAAGAGATCGACGCGACCCGACGCGGGGAGGCCGAAGAGCACATGTACGAACACCCGTACCGGGAGGGCGGCGGCCGGGAGATCAACGAGCGGGTCGAAGAACTCGCCGCGGAGAAAGGCGTGAAGATGGCCCAGATCGCGCTGGCGTGGCTGTTCGGCAAGGACGTGGTGGACGCGCCGATCGTCGGGACGACGTCGATCGAGCATCTGGAGGACGCCGTCGAGGCGATGGAGATCGACCTGCGCGACAGCGACGTGGAGTATCTAGAAGAACCGTACGAACCGGTGGACGTTTCCGGACACGAGTAG
- a CDS encoding phenylalanine--tRNA ligase subunit alpha, which yields MSRPRRGELTDADRRVMNFLYTNGAEFPALIASNTGLYVTLAERRCAFLEEAGYIESVDEATVYRLTEEGTEYLESERGNWDRSFPGVDSNRASD from the coding sequence ATGTCCCGTCCCCGACGTGGTGAACTGACGGACGCCGACCGGCGAGTGATGAACTTCCTGTACACCAACGGCGCTGAGTTTCCCGCGCTCATCGCGAGCAATACGGGGCTGTACGTAACGCTCGCCGAGCGACGGTGTGCGTTCCTCGAGGAGGCCGGCTACATCGAATCCGTCGACGAGGCGACGGTGTATCGTCTGACCGAGGAGGGTACCGAGTATCTCGAGTCGGAGCGCGGAAACTGGGACCGATCGTTCCCGGGAGTGGACAGTAACCGCGCCTCGGATTAG
- the thsA gene encoding thermosome subunit alpha: MFVLSEDTERTSGRDAQSANIQAGKAVAESVRTTLGPNGMDKMLVSDSGDVVVTNDGATVLEEMDIEHPAAEMLVDVAESQDEEVGDGTTTAAALAGELLSETEELLENDVHPTTIVEGYLTAREVALETVEELTLEGEVDNEILQQVAETAMTGKGTGGVTPSTLADAVVEAVRHVDGDGDLDRDAIEVVARAGRSSAATEVIEGVIADADYVGRERPAPVSDAAVAILDADLDLAETEVDAEYQIGNVDQLNAAVESEREQYRDMAESVVDADADVLVTTGEVADTTAGILAREGVVVFEDVSSSTARTIARATGAGLLGTVDGLESDDLGAAETVRVESYDDDDLAFFEGGAAADTVTLFLRGGTEGVLDELERAVTDGVDAAVAALNTGGVVPGAAAVEIAVAGAIREAAAGVEGREQLAVEAFADAVDAIPRTLATTAGEDPIDALADLRAANGDGRAGLVSTGGEVEVADPVDHGVLDPAEVKREVFRNATEASTLITRIDDVISAN; encoded by the coding sequence ATGTTCGTTCTCAGCGAGGATACCGAACGAACCAGCGGCCGGGATGCACAGTCGGCCAACATCCAGGCCGGGAAGGCCGTCGCCGAGTCGGTACGGACCACGCTCGGTCCCAACGGGATGGACAAGATGCTGGTTTCGGACTCCGGTGACGTCGTCGTCACGAACGACGGCGCGACGGTGCTCGAGGAGATGGACATCGAGCATCCGGCCGCCGAGATGCTCGTCGACGTCGCCGAGAGTCAAGACGAGGAAGTGGGTGACGGGACCACGACGGCCGCCGCGCTCGCGGGCGAACTGCTCTCGGAGACCGAGGAACTGCTCGAGAACGACGTTCACCCGACGACGATCGTCGAGGGGTATCTGACCGCGCGCGAGGTTGCCCTCGAGACAGTCGAGGAACTGACGCTCGAAGGCGAGGTCGACAACGAGATCCTCCAGCAGGTCGCCGAGACGGCGATGACGGGCAAGGGCACCGGCGGGGTCACCCCGTCGACGCTTGCCGACGCTGTCGTCGAGGCGGTACGGCACGTCGACGGAGACGGCGATCTCGACCGCGACGCGATCGAGGTCGTCGCGCGGGCCGGTCGGTCCTCGGCAGCCACGGAGGTGATCGAGGGCGTGATCGCCGACGCGGACTACGTCGGTCGCGAGCGCCCGGCACCGGTGTCCGACGCCGCCGTGGCAATCCTCGATGCCGACCTCGATCTCGCCGAAACCGAGGTCGACGCGGAGTATCAGATCGGGAACGTCGATCAGTTGAACGCTGCCGTCGAAAGCGAACGGGAGCAGTACCGCGACATGGCAGAGTCGGTTGTCGACGCCGATGCCGACGTGCTGGTCACCACCGGCGAGGTCGCCGACACGACTGCCGGAATCCTCGCCCGGGAGGGGGTCGTCGTCTTCGAGGACGTGAGTTCTTCGACGGCCAGGACGATCGCCCGGGCGACCGGTGCCGGCCTGCTCGGGACCGTCGACGGCCTCGAAAGCGACGACCTCGGCGCCGCCGAGACGGTTCGCGTCGAGTCGTACGACGACGACGATCTGGCGTTCTTTGAGGGCGGCGCGGCCGCCGATACCGTGACCCTGTTCCTTCGCGGCGGCACCGAGGGCGTGCTGGACGAACTCGAACGCGCAGTCACCGACGGGGTCGACGCCGCCGTTGCGGCACTGAACACCGGCGGGGTGGTTCCCGGCGCGGCTGCCGTCGAGATAGCGGTCGCCGGCGCGATCCGTGAGGCAGCCGCCGGCGTCGAGGGGCGCGAGCAGCTCGCCGTCGAAGCGTTCGCCGACGCCGTCGACGCCATCCCCCGGACACTCGCGACGACTGCGGGCGAGGACCCGATCGACGCGCTGGCGGACCTGCGTGCCGCCAACGGCGACGGACGCGCCGGTCTGGTGTCGACTGGCGGCGAGGTCGAAGTCGCCGATCCCGTCGATCACGGCGTCCTCGATCCCGCCGAAGTGAAGCGTGAGGTGTTCAGAAACGCAACCGAAGCCAGCACGCTGATCACGCGGATCGACGACGTCATCAGCGCGAACTGA
- the aceB gene encoding malate synthase AceB, with translation MGIDKRTHDREFVRTFFTTPTAEKGVEDSAKKLRGGIGLRGMQAPDVWVPDNEDATAPSMRGEGAENIAKVVAEGGADFPGEIHPRVVWHRDDPETRYEGFEQMLTIADPERGAIDHIDGFVIPEVGDIDDWKKADEFFTLVETEYGLAEGSLAMSVIVESGAAEQAMTKLRDEMGKPTNNLQRLFMLVIGEVDYTKDMRAITPTGSLPSWDEIRHNTSSAASAAGLISVDGPYDDIRDIEGYHERMTDNQSKGLLGIWSLTPTQVVEANKGPLPPEDGYWLIEAGDREVKLEDDDGVQVYRGDRIGLEETDDGYVLTVGGDRLELDDDGVREELLDLVSYVPSMGDIVDSMEEFEAAKEAGRGAIAMTQAATLRIDGVEVDVERDRMWDEATYQALMVPISLFQDVYENRPDQHEELAAMYSEDVVERAMDVGN, from the coding sequence ATGGGAATTGATAAACGAACACACGATCGTGAGTTCGTGAGAACGTTCTTCACGACACCGACAGCGGAGAAGGGTGTCGAAGACTCCGCGAAGAAACTACGCGGTGGGATCGGATTGCGCGGCATGCAAGCCCCGGACGTGTGGGTGCCGGACAACGAGGACGCCACCGCGCCGTCCATGCGCGGAGAGGGAGCAGAAAACATCGCCAAAGTCGTCGCTGAGGGGGGCGCAGACTTCCCCGGCGAGATCCACCCCCGAGTGGTCTGGCACCGTGACGATCCAGAAACGCGCTACGAGGGATTCGAACAAATGCTCACGATCGCCGACCCCGAGAGGGGCGCGATCGACCACATCGACGGCTTCGTGATCCCGGAGGTCGGCGACATCGACGACTGGAAGAAGGCCGACGAGTTCTTCACCCTCGTCGAGACGGAGTACGGCCTCGCGGAGGGAAGCCTCGCGATGTCCGTGATCGTCGAAAGCGGGGCGGCAGAGCAGGCGATGACAAAGCTGCGCGACGAGATGGGAAAGCCCACGAACAACCTGCAGCGGCTGTTCATGCTGGTCATCGGCGAGGTCGATTACACGAAGGATATGCGTGCGATTACGCCGACGGGTTCGCTGCCGTCGTGGGACGAAATTCGACACAACACCTCGAGTGCCGCGAGCGCGGCGGGGCTCATCTCCGTCGACGGGCCGTACGACGACATCCGCGACATAGAGGGGTATCACGAGCGCATGACCGACAACCAGTCGAAGGGGCTGCTGGGCATCTGGTCGCTGACACCCACCCAGGTCGTCGAGGCGAACAAGGGACCGCTTCCGCCCGAAGACGGCTACTGGCTCATCGAGGCCGGCGACCGGGAGGTGAAACTGGAAGACGACGACGGCGTGCAGGTGTATCGTGGCGACAGGATCGGACTCGAAGAGACTGACGACGGCTACGTGCTCACCGTCGGGGGCGACCGACTCGAACTCGACGACGACGGGGTCCGCGAGGAGCTTCTGGATCTGGTGTCGTACGTCCCGAGCATGGGCGACATCGTCGACTCGATGGAGGAGTTCGAGGCCGCCAAGGAGGCCGGCCGGGGCGCGATCGCGATGACCCAGGCTGCGACGCTCCGGATCGACGGGGTGGAAGTCGACGTCGAGCGCGATCGGATGTGGGACGAGGCGACCTATCAGGCGTTGATGGTCCCGATCAGTCTGTTCCAGGACGTCTACGAGAACAGACCCGACCAACACGAGGAACTCGCAGCGATGTACAGCGAGGACGTCGTCGAACGCGCGATGGACGTCGGGAACTGA
- a CDS encoding pyridoxal-phosphate-dependent aminotransferase family protein has protein sequence MDQATTSPETREREGNAVRASDDPPEVGELLPPDRTLMGPGPSDVHPRVLRAMSTPLIGHLDPSFVEMMNEVQELLRYTFRTDNKWTIPVSGTGSASMESAIGNMVEPGDTMLVPTNGYFGDRMAKMARRAGGEVVEVDAPWGEPLDPDDVADAFDEHQPDVFGFVHAETSTGVLQPDVPELTSIAHDHDAYVIADTVTSLGGVELRVDEWDIDVAYSGPQKCLSCPPGASPLTLNDRAMEKVLDRDESSRSWYLDLSLLEGYWGEERAYHHTAPITNVYSIREALRLVAEEGIENRWERHREIAGVLKSGLEGLGLDLHAEEEYWLPSLNAVEVPDGVDDGAVIDYLLEEHDLEIASGLGALEGDIWRIGCMGYSAKRKNVEFLLAALEDALEAQGYDA, from the coding sequence ATGGACCAAGCCACCACCAGTCCAGAGACTCGCGAGAGAGAAGGGAACGCGGTCCGGGCGTCCGACGATCCGCCGGAGGTCGGCGAACTCCTCCCGCCGGATCGGACGCTGATGGGCCCGGGACCGAGCGACGTCCACCCGCGGGTACTTCGGGCGATGAGCACGCCGTTGATCGGCCATCTCGACCCCTCGTTCGTCGAGATGATGAACGAGGTACAGGAGCTGCTCAGGTACACGTTCCGGACGGACAACAAGTGGACGATCCCCGTGTCGGGCACGGGATCGGCGTCGATGGAATCTGCGATCGGAAACATGGTCGAGCCGGGCGACACGATGCTGGTTCCGACGAACGGCTACTTCGGCGACCGGATGGCGAAGATGGCCCGACGGGCCGGCGGGGAGGTCGTCGAGGTCGACGCGCCGTGGGGCGAACCGCTCGACCCCGACGACGTCGCAGACGCGTTCGACGAACACCAGCCGGACGTGTTCGGGTTCGTCCACGCCGAGACGAGCACCGGCGTCCTGCAGCCGGATGTCCCGGAGCTCACAAGCATCGCCCACGACCACGACGCCTACGTGATCGCCGACACCGTCACCTCGCTGGGCGGCGTCGAACTCCGCGTCGACGAGTGGGACATCGACGTGGCGTACTCGGGTCCACAGAAGTGTCTCTCGTGTCCGCCGGGTGCGAGCCCGCTCACGCTCAACGACCGGGCGATGGAGAAAGTGCTCGATCGGGACGAGTCCTCCCGGTCGTGGTATCTCGACCTCTCGCTGCTGGAGGGGTACTGGGGCGAGGAACGCGCGTACCACCACACCGCCCCGATCACGAACGTCTACTCGATCCGGGAAGCACTCCGCCTCGTCGCCGAAGAGGGCATCGAAAATCGGTGGGAGCGACACCGCGAGATCGCCGGCGTACTGAAGTCAGGTCTCGAGGGACTCGGACTCGATCTCCACGCCGAAGAGGAGTACTGGCTCCCGAGCCTCAACGCCGTCGAGGTGCCAGACGGCGTCGACGACGGGGCAGTCATCGACTACCTCCTCGAGGAACACGACCTAGAAATCGCCTCCGGGCTGGGTGCGCTCGAGGGTGACATCTGGCGGATCGGTTGTATGGGGTACTCGGCGAAGCGGAAGAACGTCGAGTTCCTGCTGGCCGCCCTCGAGGACGCACTCGAGGCGCAGGGCTACGACGCCTAG
- a CDS encoding DUF2797 domain-containing protein, whose protein sequence is MQIVGYATDAGDGESGLLFSDGNGSDVEFRPTDPGSELSYTLGDRRCAGTVHTGEHLACDAEDAPYCRDHADTWVCARCTGTCLKDEMDCHEKHAIYLAAFAPDLFKVGVTRLWRLETRLREQGADRGAHIRTVPDGRIARELEAEVAARDDLPVPVSDSVRVDRKRRGLGRGVDVKAWPRLCSAFDPHETFAFDYGLDLDRRPVAETMLTGTVRGTKGRILVLDRGASTYAVDLRDLVGHEVVPERSRRERQSSLGAFERN, encoded by the coding sequence GTGCAGATCGTCGGCTACGCGACGGACGCGGGGGACGGTGAATCCGGACTGTTATTCAGCGACGGCAACGGCAGCGACGTCGAGTTCCGGCCGACCGACCCGGGGTCGGAGTTGTCCTACACCCTGGGAGACCGACGATGTGCCGGCACCGTCCACACCGGCGAACACCTCGCCTGCGACGCCGAGGACGCCCCGTACTGCCGGGATCACGCCGACACCTGGGTGTGTGCGCGGTGTACCGGAACGTGCCTGAAAGACGAGATGGATTGCCACGAGAAGCACGCGATCTACCTGGCGGCGTTTGCGCCCGACCTGTTCAAAGTCGGGGTCACCCGCCTGTGGCGGCTGGAGACCCGCCTGCGCGAGCAGGGGGCCGATCGGGGGGCACACATCCGAACCGTTCCCGACGGTCGAATCGCCCGAGAACTAGAAGCCGAGGTCGCCGCCAGAGATGATCTACCGGTTCCGGTGTCCGACAGCGTTCGCGTCGATCGAAAGCGACGGGGACTGGGTCGCGGCGTCGACGTGAAGGCGTGGCCCCGGCTGTGTTCGGCGTTCGACCCTCACGAGACGTTTGCGTTCGACTACGGGCTGGATCTCGACCGGCGTCCGGTCGCGGAGACGATGCTCACGGGAACCGTCCGGGGGACGAAGGGACGCATACTCGTGCTCGATCGCGGGGCGTCGACGTACGCCGTCGACCTCCGGGACCTGGTGGGTCACGAGGTCGTCCCCGAACGGAGCCGGCGGGAACGGCAGTCCAGCCTGGGCGCGTTCGAGAGGAACTGA
- a CDS encoding ABC transporter permease, which yields MRDRKPGRSSSPRLRIAGRELSVLRREKTIVLALLIQLFIAAFSSFLVVGLVSLYDPSSLDGYEVEVAVSGETVDELIAAADRVDGISTTRYDDWETARGTFDTGAADTAVRVDRRDGRIEVTAVAPDSSVESTVVVAQLQQALRGLERDERGRNAGWLDRQPLPLPERPGGSPYYGFTYTVLIPLLLFLPVFISGSLIVDSVTEELDRGTLELLRVAPVTTAEIVDGKSLAAIGLAPAQAALWILLLWVNDTPIANPGTLLLLVAAFATAVVAMGIAIATLAPRRRDAQFLYSVGVLVVFAGSTLLPGNPINAAALLAVDSATATTTATVVVYATVAAAGYLGVRTAIARHGFE from the coding sequence ATGCGTGATCGAAAGCCTGGACGGTCGTCCTCGCCGCGTCTGCGAATCGCCGGTCGGGAGCTTTCGGTGCTCCGCAGGGAGAAGACGATCGTGCTGGCGCTCCTCATCCAGCTTTTCATCGCCGCGTTCTCCTCGTTTCTGGTCGTCGGGCTGGTCTCGCTGTACGATCCATCCAGCCTCGACGGCTACGAGGTCGAGGTTGCGGTTTCCGGCGAGACGGTCGACGAACTGATCGCCGCCGCCGATCGCGTCGACGGGATCTCCACGACGCGGTACGACGACTGGGAAACTGCACGGGGGACCTTCGACACGGGGGCAGCAGACACCGCCGTCAGGGTCGATCGCCGGGACGGGAGAATCGAGGTGACCGCCGTCGCCCCGGATAGCAGCGTCGAGTCGACGGTGGTCGTCGCCCAGCTGCAGCAGGCGCTGCGTGGGCTCGAACGCGACGAGCGGGGGCGCAACGCGGGATGGCTCGACCGGCAGCCGCTTCCCCTCCCCGAGCGTCCGGGCGGCAGTCCGTACTACGGGTTCACCTACACGGTGTTGATTCCGCTGTTGCTGTTCCTGCCGGTGTTTATAAGCGGATCACTGATCGTCGACTCGGTCACGGAAGAGCTGGATCGCGGAACCCTGGAGCTGCTTCGGGTCGCGCCGGTGACGACCGCAGAGATCGTCGACGGCAAGAGCCTCGCGGCGATCGGGCTCGCGCCGGCGCAGGCGGCGCTGTGGATCCTCCTGCTTTGGGTAAACGACACCCCGATCGCGAACCCCGGAACGCTGCTGCTGCTCGTCGCCGCGTTCGCGACGGCGGTTGTGGCGATGGGGATCGCGATCGCGACCCTTGCCCCGCGCCGACGGGACGCTCAGTTCCTCTATTCGGTGGGTGTCCTCGTGGTCTTTGCGGGCTCGACGCTGCTTCCGGGCAACCCGATCAACGCCGCCGCCCTGCTTGCAGTCGACAGTGCGACCGCGACCACCACTGCCACCGTCGTCGTCTACGCCACCGTCGCAGCGGCCGGCTACCTCGGGGTACGAACCGCAATCGCCCGGCACGGCTTCGAGTGA
- a CDS encoding ABC transporter permease, protein MGRLAAIRRIARWELSTATGTVDRRTVAIGVLAVLLVGAVVGAAALSGVGGVTPDSDIYRVAVDEDDPYASVVEADDRLSPRPPDATLGTDADVHVESSVPSTDADATDGIAADGWVTVTAVESPKGAAAVETLRAAAESYNDRLMADESNQSAAFPVDVTLRYEPRGGFDPAGDGSVDDRDAPADDSDGDRDDTTDAEGDGVEPALPATDDDADDGLAVPQLGGSGGLFGAATTGSPAEITPPFPFASLILAFVFLIPMNFIIQAYGSSMLGERVNRRGELLLVAPVEPLDIVAGKTLPYLAGAIGVTALIALFVGGGIVSVLAIVPVALAFLAATFLGALFARSFKELTFVTVTVSVFFTTYVFVPAIFTNVTPIALISPLTLVVLDLQGEAVGFGEYLFATGPLYLVSAVCFWLGAGVYREEDLFTQKPLPAKALDALSVRVSGPRSVALLTALFVPFVFVAELLAVAVLFALPIAVSIPLLLVVIALIEEIAKSVHVYAGFADDRLEASVSSALAVGTASGIGFFLAEKGTVVVQLVGLPELTLGRAAFGPSGVAGIGELPWAFLLALLLAPLALHVVTAVVSALGARRNRRLYAIALVVATLIHAGYNFGVVTLYA, encoded by the coding sequence CTGGGGCGCCTCGCCGCAATCCGCCGGATCGCTCGGTGGGAACTCTCGACGGCGACCGGAACCGTGGACCGACGGACCGTCGCGATCGGCGTTCTGGCGGTCCTTCTGGTCGGCGCGGTCGTCGGTGCCGCGGCCCTGTCCGGCGTCGGTGGGGTCACTCCCGACAGCGATATCTACCGGGTGGCTGTCGACGAGGACGACCCGTACGCGTCGGTCGTGGAAGCCGACGACCGACTCTCGCCACGCCCGCCGGACGCGACACTCGGGACCGACGCCGACGTCCACGTGGAGAGTTCCGTCCCGTCGACGGACGCGGACGCCACTGACGGCATCGCGGCCGACGGCTGGGTAACCGTTACGGCCGTCGAGAGCCCGAAGGGGGCCGCCGCCGTCGAGACGCTCCGTGCTGCCGCCGAGTCGTACAACGACCGACTGATGGCCGACGAGTCGAACCAGTCTGCGGCGTTCCCGGTCGACGTGACGCTCCGGTATGAACCGCGAGGAGGGTTCGATCCTGCAGGTGACGGCTCGGTAGACGATCGCGACGCTCCGGCCGACGACTCGGACGGCGATCGCGACGACACGACCGACGCCGAAGGCGACGGCGTCGAGCCGGCACTCCCGGCGACTGACGACGACGCCGACGACGGGCTCGCAGTTCCCCAACTCGGTGGCTCCGGCGGGCTGTTCGGCGCCGCAACGACCGGGTCGCCGGCCGAAATCACCCCGCCGTTCCCCTTCGCGTCGCTGATCCTCGCGTTCGTATTTTTGATCCCGATGAACTTCATCATCCAGGCGTACGGGAGTTCGATGCTCGGAGAGCGAGTGAACCGACGCGGGGAGCTGCTTTTGGTTGCGCCCGTCGAGCCACTGGACATCGTCGCGGGCAAGACGCTCCCGTACCTCGCCGGCGCGATCGGCGTCACTGCCCTCATTGCGCTGTTCGTCGGTGGGGGGATCGTTTCGGTGCTCGCGATCGTCCCCGTCGCGCTCGCGTTCCTGGCTGCGACGTTCCTGGGGGCGCTTTTCGCCAGGTCGTTCAAGGAGCTCACCTTCGTCACCGTCACCGTCTCGGTGTTTTTCACGACGTACGTCTTCGTCCCGGCGATCTTCACCAACGTCACCCCGATCGCGCTGATCTCGCCGCTGACGCTGGTCGTGCTCGACCTGCAGGGGGAAGCAGTCGGGTTCGGCGAGTACCTGTTCGCGACGGGGCCGCTGTATCTCGTCTCGGCGGTCTGCTTCTGGCTCGGTGCCGGCGTCTACCGCGAGGAGGACCTGTTCACCCAGAAGCCGCTGCCTGCGAAGGCGCTCGACGCCCTCTCGGTGCGCGTCTCCGGGCCGCGGTCCGTCGCGCTTTTGACCGCCCTCTTTGTCCCGTTCGTCTTCGTCGCCGAACTGCTCGCGGTGGCGGTGCTTTTCGCCCTCCCGATCGCGGTGTCGATCCCCCTTCTGCTGGTCGTGATCGCACTGATCGAGGAAATCGCAAAGAGCGTTCACGTGTACGCCGGCTTCGCCGACGATCGCCTCGAGGCGTCAGTTTCGTCCGCGCTCGCGGTCGGGACGGCCTCGGGAATCGGGTTCTTCCTCGCGGAGAAGGGAACCGTCGTCGTCCAGCTGGTCGGTCTCCCCGAGCTCACGCTCGGTCGTGCGGCGTTTGGACCCTCGGGGGTGGCCGGCATCGGCGAGCTTCCCTGGGCGTTCCTGCTCGCGCTGCTTCTGGCGCCGCTCGCGTTGCACGTCGTCACCGCCGTCGTTTCCGCGCTCGGGGCACGCCGAAACCGGCGGCTGTACGCGATCGCACTCGTGGTTGCGACGCTGATCCACGCCGGATACAACTTCGGGGTGGTGACCCTCTATGCGTGA
- a CDS encoding ABC transporter ATP-binding protein, with the protein MIEVAGLRKTYAGFPAVVDASFEVEPGEVFGIVGPNGAGKTTTLKMLAGLVEPTAGTAMVAGYDADDPAMRRLLGYLPEESPLYEDMTPRSYLRFFADLYGVEREIADERIADSLDRLELEYRDRRIGDMSKGMKRKVAITRSLVNDPEVLLYDEPASGLDPLTTNYVLEFTRDLRDRGKTVVFSAHNLYHVESVCDRVIIMNEGEIVARGTVPEIRAEHGETSYHVYVDVPIDGAEPTSGGSDGTGRRFRVVCADMDGVESARERAEDAGGSVLDIRTRESSLEDVFLELADRSVDGERAGTAR; encoded by the coding sequence ATGATCGAGGTCGCAGGTCTGCGGAAGACGTACGCCGGGTTCCCGGCGGTCGTCGACGCCAGTTTCGAGGTCGAACCCGGCGAAGTGTTCGGAATCGTCGGCCCGAACGGCGCGGGAAAGACGACGACGCTGAAGATGCTCGCGGGACTTGTGGAACCGACTGCAGGGACGGCGATGGTTGCGGGGTACGACGCCGACGATCCGGCGATGCGCAGGCTGCTCGGCTACCTTCCCGAGGAGTCGCCGCTGTACGAGGACATGACGCCCCGCTCGTATCTGCGGTTCTTCGCTGATCTGTACGGCGTCGAACGGGAGATCGCCGACGAACGGATCGCCGACTCGCTCGACCGGCTCGAACTGGAGTACCGGGACCGCCGCATCGGCGACATGTCGAAGGGAATGAAACGGAAGGTGGCGATCACCCGATCGCTGGTCAACGACCCGGAGGTATTACTCTACGACGAACCCGCGTCGGGGCTGGATCCGCTAACCACCAACTACGTCCTCGAGTTCACACGCGATCTCAGGGATCGCGGGAAGACGGTCGTCTTCTCGGCACACAACCTGTATCACGTCGAGTCGGTGTGTGACCGGGTGATCATCATGAACGAAGGGGAGATCGTCGCCAGAGGAACCGTGCCCGAGATCCGTGCCGAACACGGTGAGACGAGCTATCACGTGTACGTCGACGTACCGATCGACGGGGCCGAACCGACATCCGGCGGATCGGACGGAACGGGCCGTCGGTTCCGGGTGGTTTGCGCGGACATGGACGGCGTCGAGTCGGCTCGAGAGCGGGCAGAAGACGCCGGCGGATCGGTGCTGGACATCAGAACGCGGGAGTCCAGCCTCGAGGACGTGTTCCTCGAGCTTGCCGATCGATCCGTCGACGGCGAACGCGCGGGGACAGCCAGGTGA